In Halomonas alkalicola, the following proteins share a genomic window:
- the pabC gene encoding aminodeoxychorismate lyase — MRDGQGGWPLDDRGAAYGDGLFETVLLRDGSPLLWDEHLARLVRGCHALGIPMPAERELAAPLAEAGPGLVVLKLILTRGSGGRGYRPPASPEPRLRWQLATFVPAENRWREGVRVRHCRLRLGIQPALAGLKHLNRLENVLARSEWDDEGVAEGLLCDSDGRLVEATAMNLFWQRDGRLETPRLDRCGVAGTLREALRERLSIAEVEAGPEALIAAEAVWLGNSVQGIWPVVRLDDADGVERQRWSLAPLHRGFQAEAHRLLGYPLPDPT; from the coding sequence ATGCGTGACGGGCAGGGTGGCTGGCCGCTGGACGACCGCGGGGCCGCCTACGGCGACGGCCTGTTCGAGACCGTGCTGCTGCGCGATGGCAGTCCGCTGCTGTGGGATGAGCACCTGGCGAGGCTGGTGCGCGGCTGCCATGCCCTGGGCATTCCGATGCCCGCCGAGCGTGAACTGGCCGCTCCCCTGGCCGAGGCGGGGCCGGGGCTCGTGGTACTCAAGCTGATCCTGACCCGCGGCAGCGGTGGCCGCGGTTACCGGCCGCCGGCGTCCCCCGAGCCTCGCCTGCGCTGGCAGCTGGCGACCTTCGTCCCTGCGGAAAACCGCTGGCGGGAGGGCGTGCGAGTGCGACACTGCCGCCTGCGGCTGGGTATCCAGCCGGCGCTGGCCGGCCTCAAGCACCTCAATCGCCTGGAGAATGTGCTGGCCCGCTCGGAGTGGGACGACGAAGGAGTTGCCGAGGGGCTGCTCTGCGACAGCGATGGCCGGCTGGTGGAGGCGACCGCCATGAACCTCTTCTGGCAGCGTGACGGCCGCCTGGAGACGCCCCGCCTCGACCGCTGCGGCGTGGCGGGCACCCTGCGCGAGGCCCTGAGGGAGCGCCTTTCCATCGCCGAGGTGGAGGCCGGGCCCGAGGCGCTCATCGCGGCCGAAGCGGTGTGGCTCGGCAACTCGGTGCAGGGGATCTGGCCGGTGGTGCGCCTCGATGATGCCGATGGCGTCGAGCGGCAGCGCTGGTCCCTTGCGCCGCTGCACCGGGGCTTCCAGGCCGAGGCCCATCGCCTGCTGGGCTATCCACTGCCCGATCCGACCTGA
- the fabF gene encoding beta-ketoacyl-ACP synthase II translates to MARRRVVVTGLGLVTPVGNSVEESWSSIKAGKSGIAPIEHFDASGFNTRFGGSVKDFDISPYLNPKEARKMDLFIQYGVAAGAQAIQDSGIECTEENAARIGVAIGSGIGGLPMIEHNHSAMLKSGPRRISPFFVPGSIINMISGNLAIQHGFRGPNIAITTACTTGTHNIGYSARTIAYGDADVMICGGAEMATTPLGLGGFSAARALSTRNEAPEAASRPWDRDRDGFVLSDGAGVLVLEEYEHARARGATIYAELTGFGMSDDAYHMTAPPEDGSGAALSMANAVRDAGIDASAIHYINAHGTSTPAGDLAESRAVEKVMGAAAKSVAVSSTKSMIGHLLGAAGAVEAIFSILAIRDQVAPPTINLDNPQEGCNLDYVPHTAREMKIDVALSNSFGFGGTNGTLIFSRV, encoded by the coding sequence ATGGCACGTAGAAGGGTTGTGGTGACCGGCCTGGGACTGGTCACGCCGGTGGGGAATAGCGTCGAGGAGAGCTGGTCCAGCATCAAGGCCGGCAAGAGCGGTATCGCCCCCATTGAGCACTTCGATGCCAGCGGCTTCAATACCCGCTTCGGCGGCTCGGTGAAGGACTTCGACATCAGTCCCTACCTGAATCCCAAGGAGGCCCGCAAGATGGACCTCTTTATCCAGTACGGGGTGGCGGCAGGGGCCCAGGCGATTCAGGATTCCGGGATCGAGTGCACCGAGGAGAACGCCGCGCGCATCGGCGTGGCCATCGGCTCCGGCATCGGCGGCCTGCCGATGATCGAGCACAACCACAGCGCCATGCTCAAGAGCGGCCCGCGGCGCATCTCGCCCTTCTTCGTGCCCGGTTCGATCATCAACATGATCTCCGGCAACCTGGCCATCCAGCACGGCTTCCGTGGCCCCAACATCGCCATCACCACCGCCTGTACCACCGGCACCCACAATATCGGCTACAGCGCCCGCACCATCGCCTACGGTGACGCCGACGTGATGATCTGCGGTGGAGCCGAGATGGCCACCACGCCCCTGGGCCTGGGCGGCTTCTCCGCGGCGCGGGCGCTGTCGACCCGCAACGAGGCGCCCGAGGCGGCCAGCCGCCCCTGGGACCGCGACCGCGACGGCTTCGTGCTCTCCGATGGCGCCGGGGTGCTGGTGCTGGAGGAGTACGAGCACGCCAGGGCGCGCGGGGCGACCATCTACGCCGAGCTGACCGGCTTCGGCATGAGCGACGACGCCTATCACATGACCGCCCCGCCCGAGGACGGCAGCGGCGCGGCGCTCTCCATGGCCAATGCCGTGAGGGATGCCGGCATCGATGCCTCGGCCATCCACTACATCAATGCCCACGGCACCTCCACCCCGGCCGGCGACCTTGCCGAGAGCCGCGCCGTGGAGAAGGTGATGGGCGCGGCGGCGAAGTCCGTGGCGGTGAGCTCCACCAAGTCGATGATCGGCCACCTGCTGGGCGCCGCCGGCGCCGTGGAGGCGATCTTCTCGATCCTGGCCATCCGCGACCAGGTGGCGCCGCCCACCATCAACCTGGATAACCCCCAGGAGGGCTGCAACCTCGACTACGTGCCGCACACCGCTCGCGAGATGAAGATCGACGTGGCGCTGTCGAACTCCTTCGGCTTCGGCGGCACCAACGGCACCCTGATCTTCTCCCGGGTCTGA
- the acpP gene encoding acyl carrier protein, whose translation MSTIEERVKKVVAERLNVKEEDIQNSSSFTEDLGADSLDTVELVMALEEEFDTEIPDEEAEKITTVQEAIDYVNAHQ comes from the coding sequence ATGAGCACCATCGAAGAGCGCGTGAAGAAGGTTGTGGCCGAGCGCCTGAACGTCAAGGAAGAGGACATCCAGAACAGCTCCTCCTTCACCGAGGACCTGGGCGCCGACTCCCTGGATACCGTCGAGCTGGTCATGGCGCTCGAGGAAGAGTTCGATACCGAGATCCCGGACGAAGAAGCCGAGAAGATCACCACCGTCCAGGAAGCCATCGACTACGTCAACGCCCACCAGTAA
- the fabG gene encoding 3-oxoacyl-ACP reductase FabG, with protein MTTETRVALITGASRGIGRAIAHELGRQGRIVIGTATSDAGAEKIDADLKAQGIQGAGRRLDVTDAASVEALVKAVTEEFGAPTILVNNAGITRDNLLMRMKEEEWSDVVDTNLTSIYRVSKACLRGMTRARFGRIVNISSVVATMGNLGQTNYAAAKAGMEGFTRALAREVASRAITVNAVAPGFIATDMTEALPEEQHKMLLGQIPLARLGQPEEIAAAVGFLTGDTASYITGETLHVNGGMNMR; from the coding sequence ATGACAACCGAAACGAGAGTTGCCCTGATCACCGGCGCCAGCCGCGGCATCGGCCGGGCCATCGCCCATGAGCTGGGCCGTCAGGGGCGCATCGTGATCGGCACCGCGACCAGCGATGCCGGCGCCGAGAAGATCGACGCCGATCTCAAGGCCCAGGGGATCCAGGGCGCCGGGCGCCGGCTCGATGTCACCGACGCGGCCAGCGTCGAGGCCCTGGTCAAGGCGGTCACCGAGGAGTTCGGAGCGCCGACCATCCTGGTCAACAATGCCGGGATCACCCGCGACAACCTGCTGATGCGCATGAAGGAAGAGGAGTGGAGCGACGTCGTCGACACCAACCTCACCTCGATCTATCGCGTCAGCAAGGCCTGCCTGCGCGGCATGACGCGGGCGCGCTTCGGCCGCATCGTCAACATCAGCTCGGTGGTGGCCACCATGGGCAACCTTGGGCAGACCAACTATGCTGCCGCCAAGGCGGGCATGGAGGGGTTCACCCGGGCCCTGGCCCGCGAGGTCGCCTCTCGCGCCATCACCGTCAATGCGGTGGCCCCGGGCTTCATCGCCACCGACATGACCGAGGCGCTGCCCGAGGAGCAGCACAAGATGCTGCTGGGCCAGATTCCCCTGGCGCGGCTGGGCCAGCCGGAGGAAATTGCCGCGGCGGTGGGCTTCCTTACCGGCGACACGGCGAGCTACATCACCGGCGAGACGCTGCACGTCAACGGCGGGATGAACATGCGTTGA
- the fabD gene encoding ACP S-malonyltransferase, whose amino-acid sequence MTQSLALVFPGQGSQQIGMLRELAERYSVVRTSFEEASDALGYDLWQVVQEGPADALNATACTQPALLTASVAIWRVWQELEGPRPGAMAGHSLGEYSAMVCAGVMSFAEGVKLVRLRGEAMQAAVPVGQGAMAAILGLDDGVVEQACAEAAQGEVVSAVNYNAPGQVVIAGGSAAVERAIAACQAAGAKRAMALPVSVPSHCALMEPAAERLAEAMAAIELRAPRYTVFQNVDAQAHADTETLRTRLIEQLYRPVRWTSCVEAMVEGCAEVFIECGPGKVLTGLGKRIARGSKGLAVNDPDSLEAALELARSVANGGSTNG is encoded by the coding sequence ATGACTCAATCCCTCGCCCTCGTGTTCCCCGGGCAGGGTTCCCAGCAGATCGGCATGCTGCGGGAGCTGGCGGAACGCTACAGCGTGGTGCGTACCTCCTTCGAGGAGGCCTCCGACGCGCTGGGCTATGACCTCTGGCAGGTGGTGCAGGAGGGCCCGGCAGACGCCCTCAATGCCACCGCCTGTACCCAGCCGGCCCTGCTCACCGCCAGCGTCGCCATCTGGCGGGTCTGGCAGGAGCTGGAGGGGCCGCGCCCCGGTGCCATGGCCGGTCACAGCCTCGGCGAGTACAGCGCCATGGTGTGCGCCGGCGTGATGAGCTTCGCCGAGGGCGTCAAGCTGGTGCGCCTGCGCGGCGAGGCGATGCAGGCGGCGGTGCCGGTGGGTCAGGGCGCTATGGCGGCGATCCTCGGTCTCGACGATGGCGTGGTGGAACAGGCCTGCGCCGAGGCCGCCCAGGGCGAGGTGGTCTCCGCGGTCAACTACAATGCCCCCGGTCAGGTAGTGATCGCCGGCGGCAGTGCCGCCGTGGAGCGCGCCATCGCCGCCTGCCAGGCGGCCGGTGCCAAGCGTGCCATGGCGCTGCCTGTCTCGGTGCCCTCCCACTGTGCGCTGATGGAGCCCGCCGCTGAGCGCCTGGCCGAGGCGATGGCCGCCATCGAGCTGCGTGCCCCGCGCTATACCGTCTTCCAGAACGTCGATGCCCAGGCCCACGCCGATACCGAGACCCTGCGTACCCGGCTGATCGAGCAGCTCTATCGCCCGGTGCGCTGGACCTCCTGCGTCGAGGCCATGGTCGAGGGCTGCGCTGAGGTGTTCATCGAGTGCGGGCCCGGCAAGGTGCTCACCGGCCTCGGCAAGCGCATCGCCCGGGGCAGCAAGGGGCTGGCCGTCAACGACCCGGACAGCCTCGAGGCGGCACTGGAGCTGGCCCGCAGCGTCGCCAACGGCGGCTCGACCAACGGCTGA
- the rpmF gene encoding 50S ribosomal protein L32, which produces MAVQQNRKTRSKRGMRRSHDALSAPALSQDKETGTTHLRHHVSPDGFYRGRKVVDA; this is translated from the coding sequence ATGGCAGTTCAACAGAACCGCAAGACCCGTTCCAAGCGCGGCATGCGTCGTAGCCACGACGCCCTGAGCGCTCCGGCCCTGTCCCAGGACAAGGAAACCGGTACCACTCACCTGCGCCACCACGTCTCTCCGGACGGCTTCTACCGTGGTCGCAAGGTCGTCGACGCCTGA
- a CDS encoding YceD family protein, whose protein sequence is MLTTRLPSRVEPYKLAARAERLEGLMALADFARLAEEVGAQTGDIRVTLDFGIDAQGRRVIHGRLEADLQLPCRRCLSPLAQHVESEFLLGMVTSDDLAAELPSTHEPVLVEDEQLNLLTVVEDELILSLPQVVYHDEADCEVSRDQLTSGEDAVASREPAASPFDVLRHLKGKS, encoded by the coding sequence ATGTTGACCACACGACTTCCCAGCAGGGTCGAGCCCTACAAGCTTGCAGCCCGCGCCGAGCGACTCGAGGGCCTGATGGCCCTCGCCGATTTTGCACGTCTGGCCGAAGAGGTCGGTGCCCAGACCGGCGATATTCGCGTCACCCTCGATTTCGGCATCGACGCCCAGGGACGCCGAGTGATCCATGGCCGCCTGGAGGCCGACCTGCAGCTGCCGTGCCGGCGCTGCCTGTCGCCCCTGGCGCAGCATGTGGAGAGCGAGTTCCTGCTGGGGATGGTCACCAGCGACGATCTGGCAGCCGAGTTGCCGAGCACTCATGAGCCGGTGCTGGTGGAAGACGAACAGCTGAACCTGCTGACGGTGGTCGAGGACGAACTGATCCTCAGCCTGCCTCAGGTGGTTTACCACGATGAGGCCGACTGTGAGGTCTCTCGCGACCAGCTGACCAGCGGGGAGGATGCCGTGGCATCCCGGGAGCCCGCAGCGAGCCCCTTCGATGTGCTCAGGCACCTCAAGGGCAAATCCTGA
- a CDS encoding Maf family protein has product MPRLVLASGSRWRRQLLDRLEIPYAWQSPDIDETPHPGEAPATLVHRLALGKAQALAEAWPDHLIIGSDQVALFDGEILGKPADAAAARRQLARFSGQRVRFLTGLALLDTRRGRHRVTHETYDVVFRRLGEGEIARYVEKELPLECAGSFRMEGLGITLFEKLEGDDPNTLIGLPLIRLCAMLREAGLDPLG; this is encoded by the coding sequence ATGCCACGACTCGTCCTCGCCTCAGGTTCTCGCTGGCGCCGCCAGCTCCTGGATCGCCTGGAAATCCCCTACGCCTGGCAGAGCCCCGACATCGACGAGACCCCGCACCCGGGGGAGGCGCCGGCCACCCTGGTGCACCGGCTGGCGCTGGGCAAGGCCCAGGCCCTGGCCGAGGCGTGGCCCGACCACCTGATCATCGGCTCCGACCAGGTGGCCCTGTTCGACGGCGAGATCCTCGGCAAGCCAGCCGATGCCGCCGCCGCAAGACGCCAGCTGGCGCGCTTCTCCGGACAGCGGGTGCGCTTCCTGACCGGCTTGGCCCTGCTGGACACGCGCCGTGGGCGCCATCGGGTGACCCACGAGACCTATGACGTGGTGTTTCGCCGGCTCGGCGAGGGCGAGATCGCCCGCTACGTGGAGAAGGAGCTGCCGCTGGAGTGCGCCGGCAGCTTCCGCATGGAGGGGCTGGGGATCACCCTGTTCGAGAAACTCGAGGGCGACGACCCCAACACCCTGATCGGCCTGCCGCTGATCCGCCTCTGCGCCATGCTGCGCGAGGCAGGCCTCGACCCGCTAGGGTAG
- the sppA gene encoding signal peptide peptidase SppA, whose amino-acid sequence MSDDDQKHGTTQDPWTQGEERSPEQAREEREARRTPAEPVAAQAESAEALRERQRLQQLEMMDRWIGGVLTEQRRARRWKLFFRFLFAALILASLSATLYSLVAGPPGSSAASGPHLGVVKVRGVIDSESPASAERIITGLNRAWEAEESVAVVLQIDSPGGSPVQSQRIFDEIMRLRGEGDKPIIAVIEDVGASGAYYIAAAADEILVAPASLVGSIGVISASFGFEEAIERLGVERRVFAAGDNKAFLDPFSELAPEQRDFWQSVLATTHRQFIEAVREGRGDRLSEDERLFSGLVWSGEQAVALGLVDGIGSLGGLARERLAEPRVRDYTPRPDPFERFSRQFGRVAMELLGVPRADSPLRYQLP is encoded by the coding sequence ATGAGTGACGACGACCAGAAGCATGGCACCACACAGGACCCCTGGACCCAGGGGGAGGAGCGCAGCCCCGAGCAGGCCCGCGAGGAGCGCGAGGCGCGCCGCACCCCGGCGGAGCCGGTCGCGGCCCAGGCCGAGAGCGCCGAGGCCCTGCGCGAGCGCCAGCGCCTCCAGCAGCTGGAGATGATGGACCGCTGGATCGGCGGGGTGCTGACGGAGCAGCGTCGCGCGCGACGCTGGAAGCTCTTCTTCCGCTTCCTGTTCGCGGCGCTGATCCTGGCCTCGCTCTCGGCGACCCTCTACAGCCTGGTGGCCGGCCCCCCCGGCAGCAGTGCCGCTTCCGGGCCGCACCTGGGCGTGGTCAAGGTGCGCGGCGTGATCGATTCGGAGTCGCCGGCCAGTGCCGAGCGCATCATCACCGGGCTCAATCGCGCCTGGGAGGCCGAGGAGAGTGTGGCGGTGGTGCTGCAGATCGACAGTCCCGGCGGCAGCCCGGTGCAGTCCCAGCGCATCTTCGACGAGATCATGCGGCTGCGCGGCGAGGGCGACAAGCCGATCATCGCGGTGATCGAGGATGTGGGGGCCAGCGGCGCCTACTATATAGCCGCGGCGGCCGACGAGATCCTGGTGGCTCCCGCCAGCCTGGTGGGGTCCATCGGGGTGATCTCGGCCAGCTTCGGCTTCGAGGAGGCGATCGAGCGCCTGGGCGTGGAGCGGCGTGTCTTTGCCGCCGGTGACAACAAGGCCTTCCTCGACCCCTTCTCGGAGCTGGCGCCCGAGCAGCGCGACTTCTGGCAATCGGTGCTGGCCACCACCCACCGCCAGTTCATCGAGGCCGTGCGCGAAGGGCGGGGCGATCGCCTGAGCGAGGATGAGCGACTGTTCAGCGGCCTGGTGTGGAGCGGCGAGCAGGCCGTGGCGCTCGGCCTGGTGGACGGCATCGGCAGCCTGGGCGGCCTGGCCCGGGAGCGGCTGGCCGAGCCCAGGGTGCGGGACTACACTCCGCGCCCGGATCCCTTCGAGCGCTTCTCCCGGCAGTTCGGCCGCGTCGCCATGGAGCTGCTGGGCGTGCCCCGCGCCGATTCGCCGCTGCGCTATCAGCTACCCTAG
- a CDS encoding HAD family hydrolase, producing MRYRLVIFDWDGTLMDSAARIVDCMQAASRDAGWGELSPQSIRNIIGLGLPEAIATLCPGIDAERAELLRSRYSWHFVEGSDTPMRFFSGVEAGLADLHGRGGQRLAVATGKSRRGLDRVFHESGSGRWFHASRTADETRSKPHPQMLDELLAQLEVDVAEAVMVGDTEYDLEMARAIGMDRVAVTWGVHAPARLAASRPTFTAEAVPELFDWLQGR from the coding sequence ATGCGCTATCGACTGGTGATCTTCGACTGGGATGGCACCCTGATGGACTCGGCGGCTCGCATCGTCGACTGCATGCAGGCGGCGTCGCGGGACGCCGGCTGGGGCGAGCTCTCGCCCCAGAGCATCCGCAACATCATCGGCCTGGGGCTGCCCGAGGCGATCGCCACCCTGTGTCCCGGCATCGACGCGGAGCGCGCCGAGCTGCTGCGCAGCCGCTACTCCTGGCACTTCGTCGAGGGCAGCGACACGCCCATGCGCTTTTTCTCCGGGGTGGAGGCGGGGCTTGCCGACCTGCATGGCCGTGGCGGGCAGCGTCTGGCGGTGGCCACGGGCAAGAGTCGCCGAGGCCTCGACCGCGTCTTTCACGAGAGCGGCAGCGGTCGCTGGTTCCACGCCAGCCGCACCGCCGATGAGACCCGCTCCAAGCCGCACCCGCAGATGCTCGACGAGCTGCTGGCCCAGCTCGAGGTGGACGTGGCGGAGGCGGTGATGGTGGGGGATACCGAGTATGACCTGGAGATGGCCCGGGCCATCGGCATGGACCGGGTGGCGGTGACCTGGGGGGTGCATGCGCCCGCGCGGTTGGCGGCCAGCCGGCCGACCTTCACCGCCGAGGCGGTGCCCGAGCTCTTCGACTGGCTGCAGGGAAGGTAA
- a CDS encoding RluA family pseudouridine synthase, producing the protein MAEGRDVQWVEVTEGQDGQRVDNFLMTRIKGAPRALIYRIVRKGEVRVNKKRVKPDTRLAVGVLVRIPPLKLSPREAVREVSDNLRNLLAGSVLVEGRDWLVINKPAGLAVHGGSGVKIGLIEALRQVREDLDFLELVHRLDRDTSGCLLLAKSRPALLALNEALKQQQMDKRYLALVAGRWPARRDYVAARLDRYTLANGERRVRVDPAGKVSRTRFAVREAFPRVTLLEAEPVTGRTHQIRVHAAHAGHPLLGDDKYASRDSQRLSESLGVTRLFLHAESLSFPEPTSGRPVQIKAPLPDELQAVLARARRDA; encoded by the coding sequence ATGGCCGAAGGGCGCGACGTACAGTGGGTCGAGGTGACGGAAGGTCAGGATGGCCAGCGGGTCGACAATTTCCTGATGACCCGGATCAAGGGGGCGCCGCGGGCGCTCATCTACCGCATCGTGCGCAAGGGCGAGGTGCGGGTGAACAAGAAGCGCGTCAAGCCGGACACCCGCCTGGCGGTCGGTGTTCTGGTGCGCATACCGCCTCTCAAGCTCTCGCCCCGCGAGGCGGTGCGGGAGGTGAGTGACAACCTGCGCAACCTGCTGGCCGGCAGCGTGCTGGTCGAGGGACGCGACTGGCTGGTGATCAACAAGCCGGCGGGGCTCGCCGTGCACGGCGGCAGCGGGGTCAAGATCGGCCTGATCGAGGCGCTGCGCCAGGTGCGCGAGGATCTCGACTTCCTGGAGCTGGTGCACCGCCTGGATCGCGACACCTCCGGCTGTCTGCTGCTGGCCAAGTCGCGCCCGGCGCTGCTGGCACTGAACGAGGCCCTCAAGCAGCAGCAAATGGACAAGCGTTACCTGGCCCTGGTGGCCGGTCGCTGGCCGGCGCGGCGCGACTACGTGGCGGCGCGGCTGGACCGCTACACCCTGGCCAACGGCGAGCGTCGGGTGCGGGTCGATCCGGCAGGGAAGGTCTCCCGCACCCGTTTCGCGGTGCGCGAGGCCTTTCCGAGGGTGACCCTGCTGGAGGCCGAACCGGTCACCGGGCGGACCCACCAGATCCGCGTGCATGCGGCCCACGCCGGTCATCCGCTGCTGGGCGACGACAAGTATGCCAGTCGCGACAGCCAGCGGCTCAGCGAGTCCCTCGGCGTGACGCGGCTCTTCCTGCACGCCGAATCGCTGAGCTTCCCCGAGCCCACCAGCGGCCGCCCGGTGCAGATCAAGGCGCCGCTGCCCGATGAGCTTCAGGCGGTGCTGGCCCGGGCCCGTCGCGACGCCTGA